From one Anopheles cruzii chromosome 3, idAnoCruzAS_RS32_06, whole genome shotgun sequence genomic stretch:
- the LOC128269775 gene encoding odorant receptor 4-like: protein MANLVLLEVRYVLASICYSFRCFSSTIAFSRFENALYWLMSLIPMACLCIPQFIYLLLDTESLFEFVSVLVPFTEIALTNVKMILCNVKRSEIISLINQVQTEWMKFCELVAATTKKVRLFTIIYTSLFGFLGLEFGMLPLFKLIYYTVFSSGTANYTVTLPYTQRYFYSTEGNVSFTVTYFWIIVAVYLIVMSLSAFDCLFATLAMHITGLFKLLNLEVDQMSVELRAGVDAKQMRQTFKRIVLKHKTYLSLIDRLEDAFSFYMILQFLTSSIVLCVVLYELTTVFGWNDATIKTATYLPGAIIQLYVFCWYAQEMTEESAMVADHIYNIPWYLGDTKQQKMFLTLMVKAQKPAGVTAGKFYLITLHSFQRIIRASYSYFTLLKTVNQQ from the exons ATGGCCAATTTGGTGCTGCTCGAAGTGCGCTACGTTCTGGCGTCGATCTGCTACTCGTTTCGATGTTTCTCGTCGACGATTGCGTTTTCCCGGTTCGAGAATGCCCTCTACTGGCTGATGTCGCTCATCCCGATGGCGTGTTTGTGCATTCCTCAG TTCATCTACCTGCTGCTAGACACGGAAAGTCTCTTCGAATTCGTATCGGTCCTGGTGCCGTTCACCGAGATCGCGCTGACCAATGTGAAAATGATTCTCTGCAACGTGAAACGGTCCGAGATCATAAGCCTCATCAACCAGGTGCAGACTGAGTGGATGAAAT TCTGCGAGCTGGTGGCAGCCACCACGAAGAAAGTTCGCTTGTTCACGATAATCTACACGTCGCTGTTCGGATTCCTGGGCCTTGAGTTTGGGATGCTGCCACTGTTCAAGCTTATCTACTACACGGTGTTTAGCTCGGGAACCGCGAACTACACCGTCACCCTGCCGTACACTCAAAG GTATTTTTATAGCACCGAGGGAAATGTGAGCTTTACCGTCACGTACTTCTGGATTATTGTGGCCGTTTACTTGATTGTGATGTCGCTTAGTGCATTCGACTGCTTGTTTGCCACGCTGGCCATGCATATTACAGGGCTGTTTAAGCTGTTGAATCTCGAAGTCGACCAGATGAGTGTAGAGCTGCGGGCCGGCGTAGACGCCAAGCAGATGCGACAGACCTTCAAGCGCATCGTCCTGAAGCACAAGACCTACCTGTC TCTTATAGACCGTCTGGAGGACGCGTTCAGCTTTTACATGATTCTGCAATTTCTAACCAGTTCGATCGTGCTCTGTGTCGTACTCTACGAGTTAACGACG GTTTTCGGTTGGAACGATGCCACCATCAAAACGGCGACCTACCTACCGGGGGCCATCATACAACTTTACGTGTTCTGCTGGTACGCACAGGAAATGACCGAGGAGTCAGCCATGGTGGCCGATCACATCTACAACATCCCCTGGTATCTGGGTGATACTAAGCAGCAGAAAATGTTTCTCACGTTGATGGTGAAAGCCCAAAAGCCTGCCGGTGTCACGGCGGGCAAGTTCTACCTGATTACGCTTCACAGCTTTCAACGA ATCATCAGAGCATCCTATTCGTACTTTACATTGCTTAAAACAGTAAACCAACAATAG
- the LOC128275649 gene encoding tryptophan 2,3-dioxygenase, with protein MSCPVRSGFVDSVQGGHHLGSEAGMLYGEYLMLDKVLSAQRMLSVEGNKPVHDEHLFIVTHQAYELWFKQIIFELDSIRGLFSHEHIEESRTLEILKRLNRIVMILKLLVDQVPILETMTPLDFMDFRDYLSPASGFQSLQFRLLENKLGVKSEHRVKYNQKYTEVFAGDPGAIERLAATESEPSLADLVQKWLERTPGLEEDGFNFWGKFQESVEKLLADQEASAREEEHEHVREYRLMDIGKRREVYKSIFDAPVHDAFVARGERRFTHKALQGAIMITFYRDEPRFSQPHQLLMLLMDIDSLITKWRYNHVIMVQRMIGSQQLGTGGSSGYQYLRSTLSDRYKVFLDLFNLSTFLIPRNTIPPLTSEMQKALNLAWGSPAHMAARNGTFH; from the exons ATGAGCTGTCCCGTGCGTAGTGGATTCGT GGACTCCGTCCAGGGCGGTCACCATTTGGGCTCGGAGGCCGGTATGCTGTACGGCGAGTACCTGATGCTGGACAAGGTACTTAGCGCCCAGCGGATGCTGTCGGTCGAAGGCAACAAACCGGTGCACGATGAGCATCTTTTTATCGTCACCCATCAGG CGTACGAGCTGTGGTTTAAGCAAATCATTTTCGAGCTCGACTCGATTCGCGGCTTGTTTAGCCACGAGCACATCGAGGAATCGCGCACGCTGGAGATCCTTAAGCGCCTGAACCGCATCGTCATGATCCTGAAG CTCCTGGTGGACCAAGTCCCCATCCTGGAGACGATGACACCGCTGGACTTTATGGACTTCCGCGACTATCTGTCGCCGGCATCGGGCTTTCAGAGCCTACAGTTTCGGCTGCTGGAGAACAAGCTGGGCGTCAAGTCGGAGCACCGGGTGAAGTACAATCAGAAGTACACGGAGGTGTTTGCGGGCGACCCCGGTGCCATCGAGCGGCTGGCGGCCACGGAATCGGAACCGTCGCTGGCGGATCTGGTGCAGAAGTGGCTGGAACGTACGCCTGGTTTGGAGGAGGATGGGTTCAACTTCTGGGGCAAGTTTCAGGAGAGCGTAGAGAAGCTGTTGGCCGACCAGGAAGCTAGCGCAAGG GAAGAAGAACACGAGCATGTACGGGAGTACCGGCTGATGGATATCGGAAAGCGTCGGGAAGTGTACAAGTCCATCTTCGATGCGCCGGTTCACGACGCGTTCGTGGCACGTGGTGAGCGGCGGTTCACCCACAAAGCCCTCCAGGGGGCCATCATGATCACGTTCTATCGTGATGAGCCGCGCTTCAGTCAGCCACACCagctgttgatgctgctgatggacaTCGATTCGCTGATCACCAAATGGAGAT ATAATCACGTCATCATGGTGCAGCGCATGATCGGCTCGCAGCAGCTCGGCACCGGTGGCTCGTCCGGATATCAGTACTTGCGCTCGACTCTCAG TGACCGATACAAGGTGTTCCTGGATTTGTTCAATCTTTCCACCTTCCTGATCCCGCGCAATACGATCCCCCCGTTGACGAGCGAGATGCAGAAGGCTCTCAACTTGGCCTGGGGTTCGCCGGCGCACATGGCAGCCAGGAACGGGACGTTCCACTGA
- the LOC128271539 gene encoding cathepsin O-like — MTEVIEMLMIILIVALCFIMIPFNSRPSAVLESRRKFDIFVRLYDKPYRYDVREYDYRFQIFRSSLSRIQKLNELQPGPDQGGAIYGVTQYADLTDREFIAQHLADLLEAEQQAVDGGGPPAVMPGVSLPPLYQKYVIESRSAEMKNDIIFSRARRELPSNLPLAVDWREKGVIVPVKNQGSCGASWAISVVDTIAAMVAIKRNDRQAAVDLCHEQVIRCAANGNNGCTGGDPCRLLEWLQDERFHIGVADHCPYRAMADSEQNCTLSGLVASTWDAAYEGTVVQRFACQRFENEEHRMLHHLATRGPIVAAVNAISWKYYLGGVIQQHCESGVELLNHAVEIVGYDLNATVPYYIVKNSWGTRFGNRGYVNVAIGRNVCGIANRVSFVELA; from the exons ATGACGGAAGTGATCGAAATGCTGATGATCATCCTGATCGTGGCGCTCTGCTTCATCATGATCCCGTTCAACAGCCGGCCAAGTGCGGTGCTCGAGTCGCGCCGGAAGTTTGACATCTTCGTGCGGCTGTACGACAAGCCTTATCGGTATGACGTGCGCGAGTACGACTATCGCTTCCAAATATTCCGCTCATCGCTGAGCCGCATCCAGAAACTGAACGAGCTgcagcccggaccggaccagggCGGCGCGATCTACGGCGTAACGCAGTACGCCGACCTGACCGATCGGGAGTTCATCGCTCAACACTTGGCCGATCTGCTGGAGGCCGAGCAGCAGGCCGTGGACGGTGGAGGACCACCGGCGGTGATGCCGGGAGTGTCACTGCCGCCGCTCTACCAGAAGTACGTGATCGAGTCGCGGAGCGCCGAAATGAAGAATGACATCATCTTCTCCCGGGCGCGGCGCGAACTTCCCAGTAATCTGCCACTCGCCGTGGATTG GCGCGAGAAGGGTGTGATTGTGCCGGTCAAGAATCAGGGTAGCTGTGGGGCAAGCTGGGCCATCAGTGTGGTCGACACGATTGCCGCTATGGTCGCGATCAAGCGGAACGACCGTCAAGCGGCAGTCGATCTGTGTCACGAGCAAGTGATCCGCTGTGCGGCGAATGGTAATAATGGGTGCACCGGTGGCGACCCCTGTCGGCTGCTGGAGTGGCTGCAGGACGAGCGCTTCCACATCGGGGTGGCCGACCACTGTCCGTACCGTGCCATGGCCGATTCCGAGCAGAACTGTACCTTGTCGGGATTGGTGGCGAGCACATGGGACGCTGCTTACGAGGGGACCGTCGTGCAACGCTTCGCCTGCCAACG ATTCGAGAATGAAGAGCACAGGATGCTGCATCACCTGGCCACCAGGGGaccgatcgtggcggcggtgaATGCGATCTCGTGGAAGTATTACCTCGGCGGTGTGATACAGCAGCACTGCGAGTCAGGCGTTGAGTTGCTGAACCACGCGGTCGAGATCGTGGGATACGATCTCAACGCCACCGTGCCGTACTACATCGTCAAGAACTCCTGGGGGACACGGTTCGGCAACCGGGGCTACGTCAATGTGGCGATCGGCCGAAACGTTTGTGGAATCGCGAACCGGGTCTCGTTCGTTGAGCTTGCCTGA
- the LOC128269774 gene encoding odorant receptor 4-like, with protein sequence MANLVLFEVRYVLASICYSFRCISSPITFSWFETALYWLMSFIPTAFLAIPQLVYMFLDTESLHEFVTVLVPFTEIALTIVKMVLCNVKRSEIISLINQVQTEWMEYESSMRSEIGELVAATTKKVRLFTIIYTLLFGVLGLEFGLLPVTRLIYYKVFGSGTTNYTITLPYTQRSFYSIEGTTSFTITYFWIIVAVYLLVMSLSALDCVFDTLAMHITGLFKLLNAEVDQMSVELRAGVDAKQMRQTFKRLVLKHKTYLALIDRLEDAFSVYMIFQFVTSSIVICVVLYQFTTVFGWNGETIKTSTYLPGAIIQLYVFCWYAEEMTEEAAMVADHIYNIPWYLGDIRLQKMFLTLMVKAQKPTGVTAGKFYLITLQSFQQIIRASYSYFTLLSTVMQE encoded by the exons ATGGCCAATTTGGTGCTGTTTGAAGTACGCTACGTTCTGGCGTCGATCTGCTACTCCTTTCGTTGCATCTCGTCACCGATTACATTTTCCTGGTTCGAGACTGCCCTCTACTGGCTGATGTCGTTCATTCCGACAGCATTTTTAGCCATTCCTCAG TTGGTCTACATGTTTCTAGACACGGAAAGTCTGCACGAATTCGTGACGGTCCTGGTGCCGTTCACCGAAATCGCCCTGACCATCGTGAAAATGGTTCTCTGCAACGTGAAACGATCCGAGATCATAAGCCTCATCAACCAGGTGCAGACCGAGTGGATGGAAT ATGAGTCCTCGATGCGCTCCGAAATCGGCGAGCTGGTGGCAGCTACCACGAAGAAGGTTCGCTTGTTCACGATAATCTACACGCTGCTGTTCGGTGTTCTGGGCCTCGAATTTGGGCTGCTGCCGGTTACCAGGCTGATCTATTATAAAGTGTTTGGCTCGGGAACCACGAACTACACCATCACCCTGCCGTACACGCAAAG GTCTTTTTATAGCATCGAGGGGACTACAAGCTTCACCATCACGTACTTCTGGATCATAGTGGCCGTCTACTTGCTTGTGATGTCGCTTAGTGCCCTCGACTGCGTGTTCGACACGCTGGCCATGCACATTACGGGGCTGTTTAAACTGCTGAATGCTGAAGTCGACCAAATGAGTGTGGAGCTGCGGGCCGGCGTGGACGCCAAGCAGATGCGGCAGACCTTCAAGCGCCTCGTCCTGAAGCACAAGACCTACCTAGC TCTGATAGATCGTCTGGAGGATGCTTTCAGTGTGTACATGATTTTCCAATTTGTAACCAGTTCTATCGTGATCTGTGTCGTACTCTACCAGTTCACTACG GTATTCGGTTGGAACGGTGAGACCATCAAAACGTCGACCTACCTACCGGGTGCCATCATACAACTTTACGTGTTTTGCTGGTACGCGGAGGAAATGACCGAGGAAGCAGCCATGGTGGCCGATCATATCTACAACATCCCCTGGTATCTGGGTGATATTAGGTTGCAGAAAATGTTTCTCACCCTGATGGTGAAAGCTCAAAAGCCTACCGGTGTCACGGCGGGCAAGTTCTACCTGATTACGCTTCAGAGTTTTCAACAA ATCATTAGGGCATCCTATTCCTACTTCACTTTGCTTAGCACAGTAATGCAAGAATAG